The DNA segment TTTTACCTCCTTGTTTATCTTCTTTTTCGTCTTTGTGTTCCGATGAAATAGTCAAGATACCATTGTTGTAGTTTAATTTAAAATCGTCCTTTTTCATTCCCGGTGCAGCTACTTCAATGTGGAATTCAATGTCGTTTTCTGCCACGTTAACAGCGGGTAGTGTACTTTGAGTGCCCAATAAGTTCGATTGACTCCAATCCATCAAATCATTATCGAAAAAACGATCAAAGAAGCTGGGAAAGGATGGAAACGCTTGGTTACTTAATCTTGCAAGTGTCATGATAAATCCTCCAATTATTTAGTTAGACATTTTGTTTTTAATTGAACAACGATACTTCTTCAAATTGAATGCTAATGAAGATAGATGTTACGAATAGGTAAATATGTCTGATAATTAAGAACTTAACCTGTCAAATGTGCAGTTTATACTGACTTAATTGCTGTGAATTGTAAGGTTTGGACAAATATATATGGAGGCTTTAGTAATGATATCATTCGATTTTAGATCAAATACGCAAATAAATCTTGTTTATTATTCACGTATTCGCCAAAGAAGTTTTTGGCCTTCATTCGCTCTAATAAGGGTTCAAAATCGGCTTTTTCTTTTAGTTCTATACCAACCAAAGCTGGACCCTTTTCTCGATTAATTTTTTTTGCGTATTCAAAAAGGACAATATTGTCTGTGGGTCCGAGGATTTGATTCACAAATTCTTTTAATGCACCCGGGCGCTGAGGAAAACGAACGATGAAATAGTGTTTTAAACCTTCGTAAAGCATGGATCGTTCTTTGATTTCTTCGGTACGTGTAATATCATTATTTCCACCACTAATAATGCAGACTACCTTTTTACCTTTGATATGCTCTTTATATTGCTCTAGGGCAGCAACCGAAAGTACACCCGCAGGTTCTGCTACAATTGCTTCATTGTTGTATAACTCTAATATTTTGGTACATACTCTGCCTTCGGGAACCAATAACATATCGTCTAAATATTTTTTACAGATAGGAAAAGTGAATTCACCAACCCTTTGTACGGCTGCACCGTCCACAAATTTATCAATTTCAGGTAAGGTTACTATTTGATCTGCCTTTATTGATTTGTACATGGCAGGGGCTCCTTGTGGTTCCACACCAATCAGCTGTATATTGGTGCTGTTTTGTTTGATATAGGTACTTAAGCCTGCTGTTAGTCCGCCACCTCCTACCGGAATAAAAATAAAGTCGGTTTCGGGTAACTCTTCTAGTATTTCCATACCAATGGTTCCTTGTCCTTCAATGACTTTGGCATCATCAAAGGGAGGTATAAAAGGCATATTATTTTCGGCCGTAAATTTTAATGCTTCGGTGTTGGCATCGTCAAAGGTGTCGCCAAATAAAACAACTTCAACCCATTCTTTTCCTAAGGTTTTTACTCGTTTTATTTTTTGTTGTGGTGTTGTGGTAGGCATATAAATAACACCTCTGGCCTTTAGTAAAAAACAGGATAAAGCCACACCTTGTGCATGGTTGCCAGCACTGGCACACACGATTCCTTGTTTGAGTCTTTCTTGCGGGAGAGAGGCTATTTTATTGTATGCACCCCTGATTTTATAGGAACGAACGACTTGTTGGTCTTCTCGTTTAAAATATATATCTGCTTGGTATTTCTCTGAATAGGTTGGGTTGTATTCCAGGGGTGTTTTTTTGATAACACCTTGTAAACGCTTTGCTGCTTCCTGAATATCTTTTAACTGGGGGATGTATATTTTTTGTTGACTGTTCATTCTTGTTTTTTATTAAATGGCTATGCTTTCATACTTCGTCGAAGATCCTCTGTTTGCTCTTTTTATAACAAAGATATCTTGGTAAAATCAATATAAAATTTGATCTGTTTAAGCTATCTGCAATATTAATGCTTTTAACTTATAGTTTTGTACAATATGAAAAGGCTTTTTTTTACTAAACATCCCCAAAGGTGATCCGCTTTTTATCCAAGTTTTTTTAGCTGATAAAGATGTCTTAGGAGAAATAAGTCCTAAAAACTATGATGTTTGCCTAAGAAGGATCACTGATATGAAAGAACAGCGAGATCATAAGCGCCTCATAATGTTTGTCAGCCACAATATTTTGAATCCGTATTTTGGTACTCATTTAATAGGTTTATTATTAAATATCAAATTCTTGTATAAATTTTTTCTTTTGTTTTCTTCGGGATATCCACATTATCATACCAGTTATA comes from the Saccharicrinis fermentans DSM 9555 = JCM 21142 genome and includes:
- the ilvA gene encoding threonine ammonia-lyase IlvA, with product MNSQQKIYIPQLKDIQEAAKRLQGVIKKTPLEYNPTYSEKYQADIYFKREDQQVVRSYKIRGAYNKIASLPQERLKQGIVCASAGNHAQGVALSCFLLKARGVIYMPTTTPQQKIKRVKTLGKEWVEVVLFGDTFDDANTEALKFTAENNMPFIPPFDDAKVIEGQGTIGMEILEELPETDFIFIPVGGGGLTAGLSTYIKQNSTNIQLIGVEPQGAPAMYKSIKADQIVTLPEIDKFVDGAAVQRVGEFTFPICKKYLDDMLLVPEGRVCTKILELYNNEAIVAEPAGVLSVAALEQYKEHIKGKKVVCIISGGNNDITRTEEIKERSMLYEGLKHYFIVRFPQRPGALKEFVNQILGPTDNIVLFEYAKKINREKGPALVGIELKEKADFEPLLERMKAKNFFGEYVNNKQDLFAYLI
- a CDS encoding Hsp20/alpha crystallin family protein; the protein is MTLARLSNQAFPSFPSFFDRFFDNDLMDWSQSNLLGTQSTLPAVNVAENDIEFHIEVAAPGMKKDDFKLNYNNGILTISSEHKDEKEDKQGGKITRKEYSYQAFQRSFELGENSVKVDEIKASYSDGILHITLPKSEALKPRPVKTIPIS